In Glycine max cultivar Williams 82 chromosome 7, Glycine_max_v4.0, whole genome shotgun sequence, a single window of DNA contains:
- the LOC100813314 gene encoding uncharacterized protein At4g06744 translates to MVLFKQLASLSTLLTLFFLHLLLVDSQILETPSPPPDPTSLVPNILNFIDQRLAQVFPIIQTFKNTITSDPRGVTSTWVGPNICNYTGFYCDNPPDNLTATTIASIDFNGFQLTAPTLDGFIDQLPDLALFHANSNKFSGIVSPKIAGLKFLYELDLSNNLFSGAFPTSVLNIPTLSFLDIRFNSFSGTLPPQIFMQTLDVLFLNDNNFMLTLPNNLGNAPVVYLTLANNKFTGPIPRSIGKASSTLIEVLLLNNLLTGCLPYEIGFLKNLTLFDVGGNLLTGPIPWSFGCLKKVEQLNLARNFLYGQVPEVVCALGNLANFSLSYNYFTKVGPLCKMLIQRGVLDVRKNCIFGLPDQRSVRECMAFFLIPKSCSHPALFNFVPCQIQHHWTKPQERTKSKRHLLSYSALSRNRVVL, encoded by the exons ATGGTTTTATTTAAGCAATTAGCATCACTTTCAACACTCCTCACCCTATTCTTTCTTCACCTTCTCTTAGTAGATTCCCAAATCCTTGAAACTCCATCACCACCACCCGATCCAACCTCACTGGTCCCCAACATTTTAAACTTCATAGACCAGAGGCTCGCACAGGTCTTCCCAATCATCCAAACCTTCAAGAACACAATAACCTCAGACCCTCGTGGAGTAACATCAACATGGGTTGGTCCAAACATATGCAACTACACAGGCTTCTATTGCGACAACCCACCGGACAACCTCACTGCCACAACCATCGCCTCGATCGACTTCAACGGCTTTCAGCTCACCGCTCCAACCCTAGATGGCTTCATCGACCAACTCCCTGACCTGGCTCTCTTCCATGCAAACTCCAACAAATTTTCCGGCATCGTTTCGCCAAAAATTGCAGGACTCAAGTTCCTCTACGAGCTCGATTTGAGCAACAACTTGTTCTCTGGGGCGTTCCCCACATCGGTCCTCAACATCCCAACCTTATCCTTCTTGGACATTAGGTTCAACTCCTTCAGCGGCACATTGCCCCCACAAATTTTCATGCAAACCTTAGACGTTCTTTTCCTCAACGACAACAATTTCATGCTGACACTTCCCAACAACCTAGGCAACGCCCCAGTTGTTTATCTAACATTAGCCAACAACAAATTCACCGGCCCCATTCCACGTAGCATTGGCAAAGCCTCGTCCACGTTGATCGAAGTGTTACTATTGAACAACCTTTTAACAg gttGTCTTCCTTATGAAATTGGTTTCTTGAAAAATCTCACATTGTTTGATGTTGGTGGGAACCTCTTAACTGGTCCAATTCCATGGTCATTTGGGTGCTTGAAGAAAGTGGAGCAGCTTAACCTAGCTAGGAACTTCTTGTACGGACAGGTTCCGGAAGTGGTGTGTGCGTTGGGGAATTTGGCGAACTTTTCGTtgtcttataattattttactaaagtGGGACCATTGTGTAAGATGCTGATTCAAAGGGGTGTTCTTGATGTGAGGAAGAACTGCATTTTCGGGCTTCCGGATCAGAGATCGGTGAGGGAGTGCATGGCATTCTTTTTGATTCCTAAGTCTTGTTCGCACCCTGCGTTGTTTAACTTCGTACCGTGTCAGATTCAACATCATTGGACCAAACCGCAAGAGAGAACTAAGTCTAAGAGGCATTTGCTGTCATATTCTGCTCTTTCCAGAAATAGAGTAGTTTTGTAA